The genomic window ACCCGCGCGAGCGTAGCTCGAAGGCGGTGAAACGCGCGAGGCGCGTATCCGGCGTCACGATCGTGACGCGTCCCGGCCCGGCGTTCCCGGTTTCCAACGTCGGGAGCGTCACCGTAAACGTGCTGCCCTTGCTCAACTCACTGGCAGCCTCCACGCCGCCGCCGTGGCGATCCACGATCGTACGCGCGATGAACAGCCCGACGCCCGTACCGGCGATTTTGAGCTTGCGCGCGTTTGACGCGCGCGCGAAACGGTTGAAAAGCTTGGGCAATTCGTCGGGAGGAACGCCGATGCCGCGATCGCGGAACGAGAATACCGCCGCATCCCCTCGCACGCGCGCCTCCACGCGAACCGGCTCGCCGCCGGGAGAGTATTTGATCGCGTTGCGCAGCAGATTGTCGAAGACCTGACGCAACCGATCGGCGTCTCCGCGCACGAACGCATTGTCGATTTCGAATGCCGTTTCGATCTTGCGCTCGGCCTCGACCGCTTCGATCGCCGAACGGAGAACCGTGATCACGTCGACACGATCGTCGGCGATTTCGAGCTCGCCGTACTCGACGCGCGAGAGCGCGAGCATGTCGTTGGCCAGCGTCGCCAGCCGCTGCGCGTTCGTCCGAATCGTGCGCGCGGCATCGGTCGCTTCCTCCCCCTGGAGAAATCCCTCTTCCATCAGTTCGGCGAACCCGATGATCGACGTCAACGGCCCTTTGATGTCGTGGGCGAGCGTGGCAACGAGGTCGTGCTTGAGCTGGCTGATCTGCAACACGGCCGCGCGCTGCGCTTCCAATTCTTCCAGCGCGGCCGCGAGCGATGTGTTCAGGCGCGCACGGTCCGCCGCCATGAAGAGCTTGCGCGCGAACGATTCGTCGTCGCCGAGAACGACCACCGGCACCGGCGCAACGGTCTTTACCAGCTGCTGCACGAGATCGGCCTTGGTGGCCAGGCGCGAGCGGTCGAGCACGACGACGTCGGCCGAGATCGGATTGGCGAGTGCTTCTTCGACCGTCGCGGCCGTCTCGACCAGGAACGAATCTCCCTCGGGCAGCGACTGTAATCCGGCGGTGGCGGCGGCGTTGCCGATCACGAGGATGCGCAGCGGTGTCATGGCTGCAGCCTTTGCGCTTCGCGCTGCAGAATCGACCACGCCGCCTCGACGTCGCCGCGGGTCGTTCGCAAGTTGCCGATCGCCAAACGCAGCACGTAGCGAGCGTCGAGCTTCGTATGCGAGATGAACATCTCGCCGCTCGTATTGACCGCGTCGAGAATTGCGGCATTGAGACGCTCGAGGACCGCTTCGTCGTCGACACCTCGCGGATGGAAGCGGAAGCAGACCAGAGAGAGCGGATGCGGCGCCATCACCTCCCAGTTCGGATTCTCGTCGACCCACTGGGCGAAACGCTGCGCAAGCGCGATGTGCCCGCGGAGGCGCTCGCGAATCTGGGCCGCGCCCATCGCTCGCAGCGTGAACCACAGCTTGAGCGCGCGGAAGCGCCGGCCCAACTGGATCCCGTAGTCCATGTAATTGCGTACGTCGCCGTCGGTGGTGGTGAGGTACTCGGGCACCAAGCTGAACGCGCGGCGCACCGTCGCTTCGTCGCGCAGGAACAAGACCGAGAGATCCATGGGAATGAAAAGCCATTTGTGCGGGTTGACGACGAGCGAATCGGCGCGGTTTACCCCGTCCATCAGATACGCGAATTCCGGAAGGATCGAGGCGACGCCGGCGTAGGCGGCATCGACGTGCAGCCACACGTTCTCACGGGCCGCGATCGTTGCGATCGCCGGTACCGGATCGATCGAGGTCGTCGAGGTCGTGCCGACGGTTGCGACGATCGCCATCGGTACGAAGCCCTCGCTGCGATCGTCGGTGATCGCGCGCTCGAGCGCGCTCGGGTTCATCCGATACGCATCGTCGCACGGCACGGCGACGACGTTGCGTCGTCCCAAACCCAGTGCGATCGCGGCCTTTTCGATGTGCGAATGCGTTTGCGCGGTTGCATAGACCCGCAGCCGCGGAAGATCGCGTCCGCTCATGCCCGCCTCGCGGATGTCCAGCCCCAAGGATTCGCGGGCGGCGGCCAACGCGGTGAAACCCGCGACCGAGGCCGTGTCGTAGATGATGCCGGTCCAGTGGTCGGGCACGCCCATCAAGCGGCCGAGCCAGCGCATTACCACCGACTCGAGTTCCGCGGCCGAAGGCGAGGTGCGCCACAGCATCACTTTGACGTCGAGTGCGGCCGCCAGCGCCTCGGCGGCGATCGCGGCGGGCGCGGCGCTGGTTGCGAAGTACGCGAAGAAGCGCGGGTGATTCCAGTGCGTGATGCCCGGCACGATGATCCGCTCGAAGTCCGCCATGATCCGCTCGAACGGCTCGCTCTCCTCCGGGGCCCGGTCCGGCAGGGCTGCAGCGATCTCGCCCGGCGCGACCTTGGGCAAGACGGGATAGCGGGCCGGATCGCTCAGATACTCCTCGATCCAGCGGCCGACCCGCGCAAAGTCTTCTTCAAAGGTGCGCTGCTGTACCACAATGTGAGGGTTTGGCGCTCCGCGTCAGAGAAGCCCGCTTGCAGGAGTGGCAACGCATGAAGTACCGCACGTATCCAAACAGTAATCTTACCGTCAGCGAGATCGGCTTCGGGATGTGGACGACCTCGACCGGATGGTGGGGCGAGAAGACCGACGACGAGGCCGTGCAGATGTTGCACGAAGCCCGCGACCTGGGCATCACGCTCTTCGATGCAGCCGATACGTACGGAAACGGCCGCAGTGAAGAACAGTTGGCGCGTGCGTTCGGGAACCGGCGCAGCGACGTCGTGATCGCCACCAAGTTCGGCTACGACATCTATTCCAACCCGGGCGAGCGGCGCGGGCAGATGGAGCTGCCGCAGAACGTTTCACCGGCGTTCATCCGCAAGGCGCTCGACGAGTCGCTGCGCCGTTTGGGAACCGACTATATCGACATCTATCAACTGCACAACGCGAAGATGGAACACGTGCACGATCCGGCGATGTGGGCGACGCTGGAAGAACTGCGGGCCGAGGGCAAGATCCGGATGTACGGAATCGCACTCGGTCCGGCGATCGGCTTCCTTTGCGAAGGCGTCGACGCGGTCAAAGA from Candidatus Baltobacteraceae bacterium includes these protein-coding regions:
- a CDS encoding pyridoxal-dependent decarboxylase; the encoded protein is MVQQRTFEEDFARVGRWIEEYLSDPARYPVLPKVAPGEIAAALPDRAPEESEPFERIMADFERIIVPGITHWNHPRFFAYFATSAAPAAIAAEALAAALDVKVMLWRTSPSAAELESVVMRWLGRLMGVPDHWTGIIYDTASVAGFTALAAARESLGLDIREAGMSGRDLPRLRVYATAQTHSHIEKAAIALGLGRRNVVAVPCDDAYRMNPSALERAITDDRSEGFVPMAIVATVGTTSTTSIDPVPAIATIAARENVWLHVDAAYAGVASILPEFAYLMDGVNRADSLVVNPHKWLFIPMDLSVLFLRDEATVRRAFSLVPEYLTTTDGDVRNYMDYGIQLGRRFRALKLWFTLRAMGAAQIRERLRGHIALAQRFAQWVDENPNWEVMAPHPLSLVCFRFHPRGVDDEAVLERLNAAILDAVNTSGEMFISHTKLDARYVLRLAIGNLRTTRGDVEAAWSILQREAQRLQP
- a CDS encoding HAMP domain-containing sensor histidine kinase, with protein sequence MTPLRILVIGNAAATAGLQSLPEGDSFLVETAATVEEALANPISADVVVLDRSRLATKADLVQQLVKTVAPVPVVVLGDDESFARKLFMAADRARLNTSLAAALEELEAQRAAVLQISQLKHDLVATLAHDIKGPLTSIIGFAELMEEGFLQGEEATDAARTIRTNAQRLATLANDMLALSRVEYGELEIADDRVDVITVLRSAIEAVEAERKIETAFEIDNAFVRGDADRLRQVFDNLLRNAIKYSPGGEPVRVEARVRGDAAVFSFRDRGIGVPPDELPKLFNRFARASNARKLKIAGTGVGLFIARTIVDRHGGGVEAASELSKGSTFTVTLPTLETGNAGPGRVTIVTPDTRLARFTAFELRSRGLRVREVSSASEAASGARGGDVLLVDAQHAAVDQIRTVLGNVRARLIGVGAATGDGWDATLPKPFLVSDLLAAVNVPSRS
- a CDS encoding aldo/keto reductase, whose product is MKYRTYPNSNLTVSEIGFGMWTTSTGWWGEKTDDEAVQMLHEARDLGITLFDAADTYGNGRSEEQLARAFGNRRSDVVIATKFGYDIYSNPGERRGQMELPQNVSPAFIRKALDESLRRLGTDYIDIYQLHNAKMEHVHDPAMWATLEELRAEGKIRMYGIALGPAIGFLCEGVDAVKERNVATLQIIWNMLEQFPGDKQIAAADEVGADTGFMIRVPHASGMLEGHYTEETVFPENDHRRHRPRSWLINGIQKVKQLRFLESPSRTLGQAAIQWLLREPRVMTVLPNIYDSAQLREFALATESPALTADELAAIDALYRRNFGLEEEPMKFKGTMTRESVSA